One window of bacterium genomic DNA carries:
- a CDS encoding HEPN domain-containing protein yields MDREKRVKSIRNWIAGADYDLDTAKHMLKTGRYLYVVFMCHLTLEKALKAHVELHEDKFPPKIHDLVRLADRAGLIIPEDLNRIVLELNQASIPTRYPEDLQQSLTVYTNDYAAKVLQETEEVLQWLKAHPRIAML; encoded by the coding sequence ATGGATCGTGAAAAACGAGTAAAATCCATTCGCAATTGGATTGCCGGCGCAGATTATGACTTGGATACGGCAAAGCACATGCTGAAAACCGGCCGTTATCTGTATGTCGTGTTCATGTGTCATCTAACCCTTGAAAAGGCGCTCAAAGCCCATGTCGAGCTTCATGAGGATAAGTTTCCTCCAAAAATTCATGATTTGGTTCGATTGGCTGATCGCGCCGGGTTAATAATCCCGGAAGATTTGAACCGCATCGTTTTGGAGCTTAATCAAGCCAGTATCCCGACTCGTTATCCAGAGGATTTACAGCAAAGCTTGACAGTTTATACCAACGACTATGCCGCGAAAGTTCTACAAGAAACCGAAGAGGTTTTGCAATGGCTCAAAGCCCATCCTCGTATCGCCATGCTGTGA
- a CDS encoding DUF3800 domain-containing protein, whose protein sequence is MRFEDRFRLYVDESGDHVFRETNEPPHRFLCLLGCWFQNPAYLRWHEALEDFKAHLLPHHPDEPVILHREDILNARRAFSCLRDHAKRAQFDDELLRIVGDADCRLVAVVIDKQALRNSYGDAAAHPYHLGLGFLLQRFAGYLNHISRMGDVMAESRGGKEDRLLKESYARIYQRGAWMTGAHVFRAALTSGELKLKPKAANVAGLQLADLLGHPVKQWVLKQKGLLDEELGPFANRLLQVVDVKFNRHLYSHRLEGYGWVLYPRK, encoded by the coding sequence GTGCGCTTTGAAGATCGTTTTCGACTCTATGTCGACGAATCGGGCGATCACGTTTTCCGTGAGACAAATGAGCCACCCCATCGGTTTCTGTGTTTGTTGGGATGCTGGTTTCAGAACCCGGCCTACCTTCGGTGGCATGAAGCTTTGGAAGACTTCAAGGCACACCTATTACCGCATCACCCAGATGAACCTGTCATCCTGCATCGTGAGGACATTCTGAATGCACGCCGGGCGTTCTCCTGTCTGCGTGATCACGCAAAACGAGCGCAATTTGATGACGAACTATTGCGAATAGTCGGAGACGCCGATTGTCGACTGGTGGCAGTGGTGATTGACAAGCAGGCACTGCGCAATAGCTACGGTGACGCCGCAGCCCATCCCTATCATTTGGGCCTGGGATTCCTATTGCAGCGTTTTGCCGGGTATCTGAATCATATCAGCCGAATGGGCGACGTGATGGCTGAGTCGCGTGGCGGGAAAGAGGATCGCCTTTTGAAGGAGTCTTATGCGCGGATCTACCAACGCGGTGCATGGATGACCGGTGCACATGTCTTCAGAGCAGCCTTAACTTCCGGTGAGTTGAAGCTCAAGCCGAAAGCTGCCAACGTTGCAGGTCTGCAATTGGCCGATCTTTTGGGCCATCCTGTGAAACAATGGGTTCTAAAGCAAAAAGGCCTTCTTGATGAGGAATTGGGGCCGTTTGCCAATCGCCTTCTGCAGGTGGTCGACGTCAAATTCAACCGGCACCTTTATAGCCATCGATTGGAAGGCTACGGGTGGGTGCTGTATCCAAGAAAATAA
- a CDS encoding phosphodiester glycosidase family protein codes for MSSRRVFPLLSLVILLAGAAPAQITLNWTPRADLNANLPASLRVCEASNSAVPIHAWYVSADLRDTTWQAQALLSDESDGKETVPQFAAGAKSWIAINGGYFGSSGSTTASFSMVADKGVVLAPNIGALNRSGVTFYPTRSAFGLLRDGTPDVAWIYDVAGVTFAYPDPSPNKQGQPQPQPSATFPAEGAPWPLWNAIGGGPVLIHNGSVRITWEEEVFFGSGIGNIGDQNPRTAVGYTAGGLLLLLVVDGRQVASRGASLTELAQFMLALGAVEAVNLDGGGSSTLVVGQTLINRPSDGTPREVASALVLAPKKGEPPIPGETLYFDTGDSCCYRERGAWFESANTPFYGATKARLNQVGAGQDRAVFRFGNLTASEYEAAAWWVPASNRATNTPFFIFHNGDSSLVRVDQSDLTTQGKWNVLGEFELAAGDSLVVTDQAAGTASPAYVCVDAIRLVRTGPSSAVQSPRASPPRHYAVQAHPNPARQQVRLSFSLRRAGPVEIRMLDLLGRTVTRAAAWGQAGSNQVPLAWHRLPAGRYVIVVAAAEGEWRTSLMVLQ; via the coding sequence ATGTCATCCCGCCGAGTGTTTCCCCTGCTTTCCCTGGTCATCCTGCTGGCTGGTGCTGCGCCGGCGCAAATCACCTTGAACTGGACTCCGCGTGCGGACCTCAACGCCAACCTGCCGGCCAGCCTACGCGTCTGTGAAGCCAGCAACAGCGCCGTTCCAATTCACGCCTGGTATGTGAGCGCCGATTTGCGCGACACCACCTGGCAGGCGCAAGCCCTGCTTTCCGATGAGAGCGATGGCAAGGAAACCGTTCCGCAGTTTGCCGCCGGCGCCAAGTCGTGGATCGCGATCAACGGCGGCTATTTCGGCAGCAGCGGCAGCACCACCGCGTCCTTCAGCATGGTCGCTGACAAGGGTGTCGTGCTTGCGCCCAACATCGGCGCGTTGAATCGCAGTGGCGTGACCTTCTATCCCACGCGTTCGGCGTTCGGCCTGCTCCGGGACGGCACGCCGGATGTGGCGTGGATCTATGACGTGGCCGGCGTCACTTTTGCCTACCCGGATCCGAGTCCCAACAAACAAGGTCAGCCCCAGCCGCAGCCGAGCGCGACTTTTCCGGCAGAGGGCGCGCCTTGGCCGCTGTGGAATGCCATTGGCGGCGGGCCGGTATTGATTCACAATGGCAGCGTGCGCATCACCTGGGAGGAGGAAGTCTTCTTCGGCTCCGGCATCGGCAACATCGGAGACCAGAATCCTCGCACGGCAGTAGGTTACACGGCCGGCGGCCTGTTGTTGCTGCTGGTGGTGGATGGCCGCCAAGTCGCGAGTCGCGGCGCCTCGTTGACCGAATTGGCGCAGTTCATGCTGGCGCTCGGCGCGGTCGAGGCGGTGAATCTCGATGGCGGCGGCTCTTCGACGCTGGTGGTGGGGCAGACGCTGATCAACCGGCCTTCCGATGGCACGCCGCGCGAGGTGGCGTCCGCACTCGTGCTCGCGCCCAAGAAAGGCGAGCCGCCGATTCCGGGCGAGACTCTTTATTTCGACACCGGTGATTCCTGCTGCTATCGCGAGCGCGGCGCCTGGTTCGAAAGCGCCAATACGCCGTTCTACGGCGCTACCAAAGCGCGCTTGAACCAAGTTGGTGCCGGTCAGGACCGTGCAGTGTTTCGCTTCGGCAATCTGACCGCGAGCGAGTATGAAGCCGCGGCCTGGTGGGTGCCGGCGAGCAATCGCGCCACCAATACGCCGTTTTTCATTTTTCACAATGGCGACAGCTCGCTGGTGCGGGTGGACCAAAGCGATTTGACCACGCAGGGAAAGTGGAATGTGCTGGGGGAATTCGAGCTGGCGGCGGGAGACTCATTGGTGGTGACGGACCAGGCGGCCGGTACGGCTTCGCCTGCTTATGTGTGCGTGGACGCCATTCGCCTGGTGCGCACCGGCCCGAGCAGCGCCGTGCAATCGCCGCGGGCCTCGCCGCCCCGCCACTATGCAGTGCAGGCACATCCGAATCCCGCGCGGCAGCAAGTGCGGCTTTCCTTCTCGCTGCGCCGTGCCGGCCCGGTGGAGATTCGCATGCTGGATCTGCTCGGCCGGACGGTGACGCGCGCGGCTGCTTGGGGACAGGCGGGAAGTAATCAGGTGCCGCTGGCGTGGCACCGTTTGCCGGCGGGCAGGTATGTGATCGTCGTGGCTGCGGCCGAGGGCGAGTGGCGCACGAGTCTGATGGTGTTGCAGTAG
- a CDS encoding nucleotidyltransferase domain-containing protein, translating into MAQSPSSYRHAVSNYVRALKENGVQVQQILLYGSHARKEAHADSDIDIIVLSDSFAGKNLLERLQILGLARRKVPEPVQAYGFTPQEVQQRELSAFWEEIVENEAIPITNEVLS; encoded by the coding sequence ATGGCTCAAAGCCCATCCTCGTATCGCCATGCTGTGAGTAACTATGTTCGCGCGCTGAAAGAAAATGGTGTGCAGGTTCAGCAAATTCTGCTTTATGGATCGCATGCCAGGAAAGAGGCGCACGCCGACAGTGATATCGATATTATCGTTTTATCGGACAGCTTTGCCGGCAAAAACTTGTTGGAACGCCTGCAGATCTTGGGGTTGGCGCGGCGCAAAGTTCCCGAGCCGGTGCAGGCGTATGGCTTCACTCCGCAAGAAGTACAACAGCGTGAGCTCTCGGCTTTTTGGGAAGAAATCGTCGAAAATGAAGCGATTCCCATTACGAATGAAGTCTTGTCGTGA